From Algoriphagus sp. NG3, the proteins below share one genomic window:
- a CDS encoding S8 family peptidase, whose protein sequence is MPEYPHLLYTKNPAKTNGFKRTRGRDSEKEEEKPEPAPPISEEKKRFLAARLDAYNSAVAERVRKKMLPIPSNIELIQIDFYATFDKKLENHFYQTYGLYPIELSRFNKNVLFSIEDKKMFRNFFRDIDAISNLQKGKDHRKESYSKLALISDFFLLDDTQRKGVLSGQEGYVLTICDILEFTEAKEQLTYLRDYLKSEGVEVSSTREATNLLFLKDGFSGLDKILVENFDIIRLITSARVPVIKPGTVATPIRSYGFNISVEEDLPIVCVIDTGIQAQVEPLTELMTDIAIDHTGTAALWDEVGHGTAVAGLIAFGTDFYDYSLKEIPAKARLAVLKVIHEQNDDLNVVALIRDIRELYLSYEIRIFNISLNLPGSKPYNGAIGKFAFELDKLAYELDILIINSVGNYLIEDFEYFVSEGTLDLNAHYPSFFYRTTPEIEGHSCDLTNLQEPSESMNNLSVGALAGNFEKAITDGITPAKEYPAFYSRKSHWDTSALINNVKLKGSQNNKHLNKPDLVFEGGDYLSLEAGMEVLSSPQHSSPYFARLAGTSLATPLITSMVAQLVKEYPALKMASIKALLINSAESPAGKNPQDFNSADTKKLFRKLTGHGRPNPDRLIESNENAITFVIEDSINFDGFYSFDLRFPNWVLSTSNKIELTATLVYKFLPIPNNHLAYLPLHISFGIFKPTDIAVMSQQDLDNFQLRSGVSWAEDHFGVEDRIFSNVQKICFNISSHHFDADNPSVAIAMRCYGKSTIPEANFRHLRESAHPFSLVIGLREIPRTKKSKLSGSLYNDIEALNELQAIADLEAGSSVEGGI, encoded by the coding sequence ATGCCTGAATATCCCCATCTACTTTATACCAAAAACCCTGCGAAGACAAATGGTTTTAAAAGAACAAGAGGTCGTGACTCTGAAAAAGAAGAAGAAAAACCAGAGCCGGCTCCTCCAATATCGGAAGAGAAAAAACGATTCCTTGCAGCGAGATTAGATGCTTATAATTCAGCAGTGGCCGAAAGGGTCAGAAAAAAGATGCTTCCGATTCCATCGAACATAGAACTTATTCAGATTGATTTTTATGCCACCTTCGATAAGAAGCTGGAAAACCACTTTTACCAGACTTATGGTTTATACCCAATAGAACTTTCCCGCTTCAACAAGAACGTTCTCTTCAGCATAGAAGATAAGAAGATGTTTAGAAATTTCTTTAGGGATATTGATGCAATTAGTAATCTTCAGAAAGGGAAGGATCATCGAAAGGAATCTTACTCCAAGCTTGCTCTAATCAGCGATTTCTTTCTGCTGGACGATACGCAAAGAAAAGGGGTGCTTTCTGGGCAGGAAGGTTATGTTTTGACTATTTGCGATATTTTGGAATTCACTGAAGCAAAAGAGCAGTTAACTTACTTAAGAGATTATCTGAAATCTGAGGGTGTGGAAGTATCCAGCACACGGGAAGCTACGAATCTCCTTTTTCTTAAGGATGGCTTTTCAGGATTAGATAAGATCTTGGTTGAGAACTTTGATATTATCAGACTGATCACTTCTGCCCGAGTTCCGGTGATAAAACCTGGAACAGTAGCTACTCCTATCCGCAGTTACGGATTTAATATTTCTGTTGAAGAGGACTTGCCTATAGTATGCGTGATAGATACGGGGATCCAAGCTCAGGTAGAACCGCTTACAGAGCTTATGACGGATATTGCCATTGACCATACCGGAACAGCTGCTCTTTGGGATGAAGTCGGTCATGGTACAGCAGTAGCTGGTCTCATAGCATTCGGGACTGATTTTTATGACTATTCACTCAAGGAAATTCCGGCAAAGGCTAGGTTGGCAGTGCTCAAGGTGATTCATGAACAAAATGATGACCTGAATGTAGTAGCCTTGATCAGGGACATTCGAGAGCTTTATCTCAGTTATGAAATCAGAATCTTCAATATTTCCTTAAATCTACCAGGCTCAAAACCTTACAATGGAGCTATCGGTAAGTTTGCTTTTGAATTGGATAAACTGGCCTATGAACTGGATATTTTGATCATCAATTCAGTCGGGAACTACCTGATTGAAGATTTTGAATATTTTGTCAGTGAAGGAACACTGGATTTAAACGCTCATTATCCCTCATTTTTTTACCGGACTACTCCGGAGATTGAAGGGCATTCCTGTGATCTGACCAATCTTCAGGAGCCTTCAGAGTCTATGAATAACCTTTCAGTTGGTGCACTGGCGGGTAATTTTGAAAAAGCAATAACGGATGGAATCACACCCGCAAAAGAATATCCGGCTTTCTATTCCAGAAAATCACACTGGGATACCTCTGCACTAATCAATAATGTAAAGCTGAAAGGCAGCCAGAATAATAAACACCTAAATAAGCCGGATCTGGTATTTGAAGGTGGGGATTATTTGAGCTTAGAAGCTGGAATGGAAGTCCTCTCCAGTCCACAGCATTCATCTCCCTATTTTGCTAGATTGGCCGGAACCAGCTTGGCCACTCCACTTATCACCTCTATGGTCGCCCAGCTGGTAAAGGAATACCCAGCCCTTAAAATGGCTTCCATAAAAGCTCTCCTGATAAATTCGGCTGAATCACCCGCTGGGAAAAACCCTCAGGACTTTAATTCAGCAGATACTAAAAAGTTGTTCCGTAAACTGACAGGACACGGCAGACCAAATCCTGATCGGCTCATCGAAAGTAATGAGAACGCAATCACTTTTGTGATAGAAGATTCCATCAACTTTGACGGTTTTTATTCTTTCGATCTGAGATTTCCAAATTGGGTATTGTCCACCAGTAATAAAATTGAGTTAACTGCTACGCTGGTATACAAATTCCTACCCATACCCAATAATCATTTAGCCTACCTGCCGCTACATATCTCCTTTGGAATATTCAAACCAACGGATATAGCTGTAATGTCTCAGCAGGATTTGGATAATTTTCAATTAAGATCGGGAGTGTCTTGGGCAGAAGACCATTTCGGGGTGGAGGATAGGATTTTTTCCAATGTGCAGAAAATATGCTTCAATATCTCCAGTCATCACTTCGATGCGGATAACCCTTCTGTGGCCATTGCAATGCGGTGTTATGGAAAGTCAACTATCCCCGAAGCTAACTTTAGACATTTGAGGGAATCAGCACATCCATTTTCTCTAGTGATAGGATTACGGGAAATCCCCAGAACAAAGAAGTCCAAACTTTCAGGATCGCTTTACAATGACATCGAGGCATTGAACGAACTACAGGCAATCGCAGATCTGGAAGCAGGATCTTCGGTGGAGGGAGGGATTTAA
- a CDS encoding ATP-binding protein encodes MSHRNKEHQNTEWKESWHNDYFKWVCGFANAQGGILFIGKDDDGNAKHLVNAKKLLEDIPNQVRDLLGLLVDVNLRTERGNDYLEIVIEPYPFPISLRGKYYYRSGSTLQELKGAALAKFLLQRQGKRWDGVPVPYVTADDLKNDTFDFFRKKAAKSKRLEPEDLDGTNQELLESLQLYLEDEKMLKRAAVLLFHPKPEKYVTGAYIKIGFFENEADLIFQDEVRGNLFEQIEHTMNLLFTKYIRAIISYEGISRVETYEYPREAIREALLNAVAHKDYSGGISIQIKVFKDRIMIWNDGQLPENWTISNLLGYHASRPYNPDIANTLFRSGYIESWGRGISKMTEKCLAAGLPKPKYFFEGSDFWVEFRKDIYHEEYLFSLGLNERQVKGVLFTKEKGKITNSDYQELNDIGKTTATDELSRLVELGIFKSPTLKGRGSKYTLE; translated from the coding sequence ATGAGCCACCGAAACAAAGAACATCAAAATACCGAATGGAAAGAGTCTTGGCATAATGATTATTTTAAATGGGTCTGCGGTTTTGCCAATGCTCAGGGTGGTATTTTGTTTATAGGCAAAGATGATGATGGCAATGCCAAACACTTGGTAAATGCCAAAAAACTTTTGGAAGATATTCCCAATCAGGTAAGAGATCTTCTCGGATTGTTGGTAGATGTTAATCTTCGCACAGAAAGAGGAAATGACTATTTAGAAATTGTAATAGAGCCATACCCTTTTCCTATTAGTTTGAGAGGTAAATACTATTACCGTTCAGGGAGCACATTACAAGAATTGAAAGGAGCTGCTTTGGCTAAATTTTTACTGCAACGACAAGGTAAAAGGTGGGATGGTGTGCCTGTTCCCTATGTTACTGCGGACGACTTGAAAAATGACACCTTTGATTTTTTCCGAAAGAAAGCTGCTAAGAGCAAACGATTGGAGCCTGAAGATTTAGACGGAACAAACCAAGAGTTACTGGAAAGCCTGCAACTTTATTTGGAAGATGAAAAAATGCTCAAACGGGCAGCCGTTCTTCTCTTTCACCCTAAGCCGGAGAAATACGTAACGGGTGCTTACATCAAAATAGGTTTTTTTGAGAATGAGGCTGATTTGATATTTCAGGATGAAGTGCGCGGGAATTTGTTTGAGCAAATAGAGCATACGATGAATTTGCTTTTTACCAAATACATTAGGGCTATAATTAGTTATGAGGGGATTTCTCGTGTAGAAACTTACGAATATCCGAGAGAAGCCATCAGAGAAGCGTTGCTTAATGCTGTGGCTCACAAAGATTATTCTGGTGGTATTTCCATTCAGATCAAGGTCTTCAAAGACAGGATTATGATTTGGAATGATGGTCAACTTCCGGAAAACTGGACTATTAGTAATCTACTGGGCTATCACGCATCGAGACCTTACAATCCTGACATAGCCAACACCTTGTTTCGAAGTGGATATATTGAATCTTGGGGAAGGGGCATTTCTAAAATGACTGAAAAATGCTTGGCAGCCGGTCTGCCTAAACCTAAATACTTTTTTGAAGGATCAGATTTTTGGGTTGAGTTTAGAAAGGATATTTACCACGAAGAGTATTTGTTTAGCCTTGGCTTGAATGAGAGGCAGGTTAAGGGAGTGTTATTTACCAAAGAGAAAGGAAAAATCACGAACAGTGATTATCAAGAGTTGAATGATATTGGCAAAACAACTGCTACAGACGAATTATCAAGATTAGTTGAACTTGGCATATTTAAATCACCAACCCTTAAAGGAAGAGGGTCTAAGTATACGCTAGAATAA
- a CDS encoding ATP-dependent DNA helicase translates to MEILIGIIVAVYVAYRLGKSSGKSSVRNNSNTRVSKPISQNDKVKSTSKPLESKSNPTLPKTIQESRGSATKAPVKVATLSERLKAAAIPVPLDEENDDESVATADNVIPFIIEITPEYETALSIMEGGSGSVFITGKAGTGKSTLLKYFRSKTEKKIIVLAPTGIAAINVSGQTIHSFFKIAPKLFDEDVVIQKDYKRSELFKSLDIIIIDEISMVRADLMDAIDKALRVNRGSNIPFGGVQMVFFGDLYQLPPVVTNDLKEYFEEHFGSPYFFAAKVFKTHSFSVIELEKIFRQKDPVFISLLNNVREGRIQGLDISTLNKRLNSNFQPLDEELFITLASTNQIADNENQRKLSLLSTPVLSYWASVEGDFERKNFPTDEELKLKVGSQVMLLKNDPDRRWVNGSIGKVVELSPERVLVEVNGDEYSLEQAVWESIEYKYDRKTKKVKPIIKGSFTQFPLKLAWAVTIHKSQGKTFDKVVIDLGFGAFAHGQTYVALSRCTSFEGIVLKSQVRPRDIIVDSVVKEFMKRKNLN, encoded by the coding sequence ATGGAAATTTTAATCGGGATAATTGTTGCTGTCTATGTAGCCTATAGATTAGGGAAATCAAGCGGCAAAAGCTCAGTTAGAAATAATAGCAATACAAGGGTTTCGAAACCAATTAGTCAGAATGACAAGGTTAAATCGACTTCAAAGCCTTTAGAGTCAAAATCCAATCCAACACTTCCAAAAACGATTCAAGAATCAAGAGGTAGTGCGACAAAAGCGCCAGTAAAAGTGGCTACCTTATCAGAACGATTAAAGGCTGCAGCGATCCCAGTACCTTTAGATGAAGAAAATGACGATGAATCAGTAGCCACTGCAGATAATGTCATTCCCTTCATTATTGAAATAACACCTGAGTATGAAACGGCTTTAAGTATTATGGAAGGTGGATCGGGATCTGTATTTATAACTGGAAAAGCAGGTACTGGAAAATCTACACTGTTGAAATATTTCAGGTCAAAAACGGAGAAAAAAATAATTGTCTTAGCCCCTACTGGAATAGCCGCAATAAATGTCAGCGGACAAACAATTCATTCATTTTTTAAAATTGCACCAAAGCTATTTGATGAAGATGTAGTAATTCAGAAAGACTATAAAAGAAGCGAACTATTTAAATCTTTGGATATAATTATCATCGATGAGATTTCAATGGTTAGAGCTGATCTAATGGATGCTATTGATAAAGCCTTGAGGGTAAATCGCGGTAGTAATATTCCTTTTGGAGGAGTACAGATGGTTTTTTTTGGTGACCTCTATCAATTACCTCCTGTAGTAACCAATGACTTAAAGGAGTATTTTGAAGAGCATTTTGGGAGTCCTTATTTCTTTGCAGCAAAAGTTTTCAAAACCCATAGTTTTTCTGTTATTGAATTGGAGAAAATATTCCGGCAGAAAGATCCTGTTTTCATCAGTTTACTTAATAATGTTAGGGAGGGGCGGATACAGGGTTTGGATATTTCAACCTTAAATAAACGTCTCAATTCAAATTTTCAGCCATTAGATGAAGAGCTTTTCATCACATTGGCTTCTACCAATCAAATTGCAGATAATGAGAATCAAAGAAAACTGAGTCTTTTATCCACTCCAGTATTAAGCTATTGGGCTTCAGTTGAAGGAGACTTTGAAAGGAAGAATTTTCCAACTGATGAAGAATTGAAATTGAAAGTTGGGTCTCAAGTGATGCTTCTTAAAAATGACCCTGATAGAAGGTGGGTAAATGGATCTATTGGCAAAGTGGTCGAATTGTCACCAGAAAGGGTTTTGGTAGAAGTAAATGGAGATGAGTATAGTTTGGAACAGGCAGTTTGGGAATCTATCGAATATAAATATGATAGGAAAACGAAAAAGGTAAAACCGATTATCAAAGGTTCTTTCACTCAATTTCCACTTAAATTGGCATGGGCAGTTACTATCCATAAAAGTCAGGGTAAAACTTTTGATAAGGTGGTGATTGACCTTGGATTTGGAGCATTTGCTCATGGACAAACCTATGTGGCATTGAGCAGATGTACATCTTTTGAAGGGATAGTGTTGAAGAGTCAAGTTCGTCCTAGAGATATAATTGTAGATTCTGTAGTAAAAGAGTTTATGAAAAGGAAAAACTTAAATTGA
- a CDS encoding ImmA/IrrE family metallo-endopeptidase: MKNIDVDKLLQEIFNDGDEFDVKERFEEKLREYGISKTKALKLLNIDKDVFDEILEGTAKQPNLIHVVKAAEFLDIDVHEFVKMILKNQNPENIASIDRARKLKFLMKNFDVKALTKRGFFDGDDDIDEMVVKALTYFGYNSIKEFEDQLVEPLYSRSVRQFSDKMKDFWVRSAYQTFKLINNPNPYDRERLKDTIVNMKPYSQDVTNGLHTVCKALYNIGVTVIFQDYLETTHVRGATFIINNKPCIVITDYLKKYPTLWFTLMHELHHVLFDYDTVASNRYHLSDDEDLFLIEEKANGFARDFFMPIESFQYIKSFINSPYVVDKFAKEQEMHPSLVYSFFTWYQKEMYGKNFYAAFKEFYPNCKTAVSKLNPVSWNEDNIKEVSEKIKAVFEIN; encoded by the coding sequence ATGAAAAATATAGACGTTGATAAGCTTCTACAGGAAATCTTTAATGACGGGGATGAATTCGATGTAAAGGAAAGGTTCGAGGAGAAGCTTAGGGAATATGGCATCAGCAAGACCAAGGCACTAAAGCTCCTCAATATTGATAAAGACGTTTTTGATGAGATTCTTGAAGGCACTGCAAAGCAGCCCAATCTAATCCATGTGGTCAAAGCCGCCGAATTCCTGGATATTGATGTCCATGAGTTTGTCAAAATGATTCTGAAAAACCAGAATCCTGAAAACATCGCTTCTATCGACCGTGCTAGAAAGCTCAAGTTCCTGATGAAGAACTTTGATGTCAAAGCATTGACGAAAAGAGGCTTTTTTGATGGGGACGATGATATTGATGAAATGGTCGTCAAGGCTTTGACTTATTTTGGTTATAATTCTATCAAAGAATTTGAAGATCAACTGGTCGAGCCTCTGTATAGCAGGTCTGTTAGGCAGTTTTCGGATAAGATGAAAGACTTTTGGGTTCGTTCAGCCTACCAGACGTTCAAGCTGATCAACAATCCAAATCCCTATGACCGAGAGCGTCTGAAGGATACCATTGTGAATATGAAACCCTATTCTCAGGATGTAACCAATGGCCTTCATACAGTTTGCAAAGCTCTATATAATATAGGAGTTACCGTGATCTTTCAAGATTACCTCGAAACCACTCATGTCCGTGGGGCTACTTTCATTATTAATAATAAGCCATGCATCGTAATCACCGATTACTTGAAGAAATACCCAACTCTCTGGTTTACCCTTATGCATGAACTGCACCATGTGTTGTTTGATTACGATACGGTGGCTTCCAACCGCTACCATTTGTCAGATGATGAAGATTTATTCCTGATCGAGGAGAAGGCAAATGGTTTTGCTAGGGATTTTTTCATGCCAATAGAAAGCTTTCAGTACATCAAAAGCTTCATCAATAGCCCCTATGTGGTGGATAAATTCGCCAAGGAACAGGAAATGCATCCATCGCTGGTATACTCCTTTTTCACATGGTACCAGAAGGAGATGTATGGAAAGAATTTTTACGCCGCATTTAAGGAGTTCTATCCGAATTGCAAAACTGCCGTCAGCAAACTCAATCCGGTGTCCTGGAATGAGGATAATATCAAGGAGGTAAGTGAAAAGATTAAAGCAGTGTTTGAGATTAACTAA
- a CDS encoding recombinase family protein, which yields MVYTVKEKYELGNNINSKVLAFAFGLSAEIERNLISQRTKEALARRKAEGQILGRPKGSKSKSLKLTGKEEKIRRYLDKKVSYSAIARLMGVNRMTVASFVKEKMD from the coding sequence ATGGTCTACACAGTCAAAGAGAAATATGAACTTGGCAATAACATCAACTCAAAGGTGCTTGCATTCGCATTTGGCTTGTCGGCAGAGATCGAGCGCAACCTGATCTCCCAGCGCACCAAAGAAGCATTGGCCCGTAGGAAAGCAGAAGGCCAGATACTGGGCCGTCCCAAAGGGAGCAAGTCCAAATCCCTGAAACTTACCGGGAAGGAAGAGAAAATCAGGCGCTACCTTGACAAGAAGGTTTCCTACAGCGCCATAGCCAGACTCATGGGCGTAAACAGAATGACGGTGGCGAGTTTTGTAAAGGAGAAAATGGACTAA
- a CDS encoding helix-turn-helix transcriptional regulator produces MEKKTNFELAVIQHVKEVRTLKKYSQRDIAAFLNLSEGFIGQIESPKNASKYNLNHLNKLAAEMKCSPKDFLPDAPIEENEGEQQE; encoded by the coding sequence ATGGAAAAAAAAACAAATTTTGAGTTAGCTGTTATACAACATGTTAAAGAAGTTCGAACTCTTAAAAAATACTCACAGCGAGATATTGCTGCATTTTTAAATTTATCAGAAGGATTCATTGGACAAATAGAAAGTCCTAAGAACGCTAGTAAATATAACCTTAACCATCTGAATAAGTTAGCTGCTGAGATGAAATGTTCGCCAAAGGACTTTCTACCAGACGCACCAATTGAAGAAAACGAAGGTGAACAACAAGAATAG
- a CDS encoding GIY-YIG nuclease family protein codes for MTESEAISYVYVYIDPRNYEEFYYGKGKGSRKDAHISMEGDSEKIKRIKAIQKEGLQPTIKVLAKGLTDQEALLVEKTLIWKLGKSLLNDSTGHFADKFRPHDTFHLDLSGFDFKNGLYYVNVGEGIHRCWDDCKDYGFLSAGQDRKWSDPIRTLMPGDIVVAYLKNKGYVGVGRVIQRALKPTEFKAHGIPLKPDDLKIPNIFENSDNEKSEYLVAVDWIQTVQADKAKWKPRSGLFTSQLIKASLQNQKVTREFLESEFGIDLRELLLQDQSSASGEVMDQTVKTITK; via the coding sequence ATGACCGAATCTGAAGCAATTTCATATGTATACGTGTACATTGATCCTAGAAACTATGAGGAGTTCTACTATGGAAAGGGTAAAGGGAGTAGAAAAGATGCTCACATTTCTATGGAAGGGGATTCCGAAAAAATAAAGAGAATAAAAGCAATCCAAAAGGAAGGCCTTCAACCAACAATTAAAGTCCTCGCAAAAGGACTGACAGATCAAGAGGCTCTACTTGTTGAAAAGACATTGATATGGAAATTAGGGAAGAGTTTGTTAAATGATTCTACGGGACACTTTGCAGATAAATTCCGTCCTCATGACACCTTTCATCTTGACCTCTCAGGATTTGATTTCAAAAATGGTCTTTACTATGTCAATGTAGGGGAGGGGATTCATCGCTGTTGGGATGACTGCAAGGACTATGGGTTTTTATCTGCGGGACAGGACAGAAAATGGAGTGACCCGATCAGAACCCTAATGCCTGGAGATATCGTAGTGGCTTACCTTAAAAATAAAGGGTACGTGGGGGTAGGAAGGGTGATACAAAGGGCATTAAAGCCTACTGAATTTAAAGCACATGGCATTCCTTTAAAACCTGATGACCTAAAGATCCCAAACATTTTTGAGAATTCAGACAATGAGAAGAGTGAATATTTAGTGGCTGTGGATTGGATTCAGACCGTGCAGGCAGACAAAGCTAAATGGAAACCAAGATCTGGTTTGTTTACAAGCCAGTTAATTAAAGCATCCCTTCAGAACCAGAAAGTCACTAGAGAATTCTTAGAATCAGAATTTGGAATTGATCTTAGGGAATTGCTTCTACAAGACCAATCATCAGCTTCTGGAGAAGTAATGGATCAGACAGTGAAAACAATTACAAAATGA
- a CDS encoding ATP-binding protein has product MTQFDYIKEIARFGLENDQEKLKDSLQDLIEHARKSKKTNLAIQLQSILKDAIRQHSATGGFKVSSGIRLETPGQKAVDELILDQVTSDYRLTDLISNAQVKESLDHFILEHRKKSLLQALDLPVAHKILFYGPSGCGKTLASYVIGGELEKILLVVNLGAIVSSKLGETSKNLAKIFKKAAAGDCILFLDEFDSLGKVRDYSQDHGEMKRVVNTILQLFDYLPQSTIVIAATNQVGMLDDALVRRFDTQVGFEIPGEEEIEELIQLTLKRGVFTLGSKAGVKKLVQKAKGLSYYSIQKTLISAMKRSLYKLETDLVPAKVTIDKAIWEKLIEAEKAALLSTGKA; this is encoded by the coding sequence TTGACACAGTTCGACTACATCAAAGAAATTGCCCGGTTTGGGCTGGAAAATGACCAGGAGAAGCTGAAGGATTCTCTTCAGGATCTGATCGAACATGCCCGAAAAAGCAAGAAGACCAATCTGGCCATACAGCTGCAGTCCATTCTGAAAGATGCCATACGTCAGCATTCCGCTACCGGAGGATTCAAGGTCAGTTCGGGGATCCGTTTGGAGACTCCCGGACAAAAGGCTGTGGATGAATTGATATTGGATCAGGTGACTTCGGACTATAGACTAACGGATCTGATCAGCAATGCCCAGGTAAAAGAATCCCTGGATCATTTTATCTTGGAACACCGCAAAAAATCACTTCTTCAGGCATTAGATCTCCCGGTGGCGCACAAGATTCTTTTCTATGGTCCGTCTGGCTGTGGAAAAACTCTGGCCTCGTATGTCATAGGAGGAGAATTGGAGAAAATTCTGTTGGTGGTCAATCTAGGAGCTATCGTATCTTCCAAACTTGGGGAAACCAGTAAAAATCTGGCAAAGATCTTCAAAAAAGCAGCAGCAGGTGACTGCATCCTGTTTTTGGATGAGTTTGATTCTCTGGGCAAAGTACGGGACTATAGCCAAGACCATGGAGAAATGAAGCGGGTGGTCAATACCATCCTGCAGCTATTTGACTATCTGCCTCAATCCACCATTGTAATCGCTGCCACCAATCAGGTAGGCATGCTGGATGATGCATTGGTTAGAAGGTTTGATACACAGGTGGGTTTTGAAATTCCCGGTGAAGAAGAGATCGAAGAACTTATCCAGTTGACGCTGAAACGGGGAGTATTTACCCTTGGCAGTAAAGCAGGTGTGAAGAAGCTGGTCCAGAAGGCCAAAGGCTTATCCTATTACAGTATCCAAAAGACGCTGATCTCTGCCATGAAACGCAGTCTCTATAAACTAGAGACCGATCTGGTTCCTGCCAAAGTGACGATAGACAAGGCAATCTGGGAAAAGCTGATCGAAGCCGAAAAGGCTGCTTTGCTAAGCACAGGAAAGGCTTAA